Genomic segment of Helicobacter enhydrae:
TGTGATCGAATCAAGTGGCTTGTTTTTGCGACGCGAACAGGTGCAGCATCATTTGGACAAGGGGGCAAAACGCGTGATTTTCTCCGCTCCTGCCCAAGATGATACGCCGACTTTTGTAATGGGGGTCAATCACCATCTCTACAATGGAGAGCCAATCATCTCAAACGCCTCTTGCACCACCAATGCACTCGCTCCAATTTGCAAGATTTTTGAGGAACATTTCAGAATCCACAATGCCATTTTGAGCACAATCCATTCTTATACCAATGATCAGAACCTTTTGGACAATGCACATCGTAGCGATAAACGCAGAAGTCGTAATGCAGGACTTAACATCATCCCAACAACCACAGGATCTGCCAAAGCGTTGCACCTTGTTTTGCCAACGCTAAAAGGCAAAATCGATGGTCATAGTGTCAGAGTGCCAGTGGCTGATGTGTCGATGGTGGATTTGGCTTTGCATTTGCACACTCGTGCGGATTTGAAGCAAGTGAATGTTTTGTTTGAGCATTATGCTAGTGAGGGAATGCGGGGGATTGTGAGTATAGATGATGGCTATAGGGTTTCAAGTGATTTTATCGGAAATCCCCATAGCGTGATTTTGGCAAAGGATTTGAGCTTTGTGATGCAGGGGGAGTATGTCAAGGTGATGGGGTGGTATGACAATGAATGGGGGTATGCAAACAGAATCGTAGAAATGGCAGAGTATATATGCAAAGATTGATTATTTTTTTGGCAGTGTGTGCTTTTGGGGCACCAAACTATGTCATAACCCCACCTGATCAAAGACCTGCTTCAGCACAAAAATCATATCAACAGCAAGGGAAAATTGCTCCAAAAATCACACCAGCACCCAAATCACAAAACGCAACACAGGCACAGGGTAGGGGGATGATTAAACCCAAGATTGTCCCATCCAAAAAACCAATGAGTTATTCTAACTCCAATATGACCATTTCTCCACAAATCAAACCTGCTTCAAAGGCACAGCAAGGGATTGTGAGTGTGCCACCAGTGATCCATGTTCATCCCACTACACCTCGCGAATCTAGCACGACAAAAATCACGCCAAAAATCTATCCTCCACTCTATCCCAATCCACAAGACAATCGCCAAAATCTCAATATCTATGTCTCTCCATCTAGAGAAATCACCCAAGATATGATGTTTGACAAAGTCTATACGCCACCACGCACCAAAATCCCGCCTCCCATTGTCTATAATGTGCCACCAAAGACTTTGCCTCCGCCACAGCGACCGCGAGAGGGATATACAGATGATGACGAAGAGCCATTGTTCATCCATAATCGCAATGGGGTGATGCTAGGGGCTGGAATCGGAGGGGATTTTGAGCGTTTGTGGGTGAGTGGCAATAATGGCAACCAGCGTTTCTATGAGGATAGTTTCACTTATTATTTTCGCTTGGGTTATCAGCATTATTTCACCTCATATCTTGGAGTGAGGGCTTATGCACACTTGGGGCATTGGGCAAACGAGCTGACTACAGAATATGATGATGGGACGCACAATGCCATCATCAAGGCGAATGCAGAGCTCAACTATAGTTTTTATTTTGAGGGCTTGTATGATTTTTTGGTGATTGGTGATGAGCATAGTGTGGGGATTTTTGGTGGGTTTGGTTTGGGGGTGGCTCAATATGCTTTTAGCAATGATGACACACAACTGCTAGAAAAAGTCTTTGTGTTGCCTATGGTGTCAGTTGGAGCGGCTTATACTTTGTTCCAAAACAATCGTTTTGAGTTTGAATTCAAAATGCCATTGCTTCAAGGTGTTTTAGAATCAGCGATGAGATCGGAGTTTTCGACTTGGATGATCGGTGTTTCTTATACTTATGTGTTTTAGGATAGTGATAGGCGTAGCGATAAGCCGAGTTCTGTCGTGGGTGGATATTTATCTAGTGGGTATTTCACAATACCCATCAAGCGAGAAGCAAAAATCAAAGACTTCAAACCAACTTCTCTTGCTACGGATTGGGTTTGCACGGCATTTTGGATTGCTCCAAAATCGGTGGGCTTTTACCCCGCCTTTTCACCCTTACCACAAGTGGCGGTTATTTTCTGTTGCACTTTCCCTTAGATTACTCTAGCCATTTGTTAAATGGAATCCTGTCTTTGTGTAGCTCGGACTTTCCTCTTTGAAAACAAAGTAGCCACCTACTACACCTATTCACATTGAGATTGTAGCTAATAAGACTAAAATATGTCAAAATAATGCAAAATATTTCATCGTAGTAGTGGTGGTTGGATGCGTAGGATTTTGTTGTGTTTGGTGGTCGTGTTTGGTAGTGTCGGAGCGAAACCTGTGGTGGTGAGCACCCAGAGTGTCAAGATGGGCAGTTTGGATTCCAAAAATACTTTTGTAGGGGTGATCAAGTTCAAAGAAATCTCACACATCGCATCGCAAAGCAGTGGAGTGGTGGAGAAGGTTTTGTTTGAAGTGGGGGAGAATGTCAAGAAAGGAATGCCACTTGTGGTGCTAAGCTCTGATTTGTTGCAAAAAGACATACAAGCCAAAGAAGCGAAGTTGCAACAAGCCAATAAGCTCAAGGAATATCAGCAAAAAGAGTTTGAGAGATATAAGAATCTTTTGGAAACTGATTCGATTACTTTGCAACAATATGAAAAACTAAGCTATGAAATTGCGGTGCAAGAGTTCAATATCCTCTCTCTCCAAGCCCAGCTAGAACAAGCAAAAGTTGAACTAAGCCAAAAAACAATCGTGGCACCCTTTGATGGAATCATCGTCCAAGAAAAAGTCAATATCGGTGAGTGGCTGAAGGTCGGCGATAGCGTGTGTGAGCTTGTGGATACCACACAAGTGCAAGTGATTGTAGATGTGCCAAGTAGTTTGCTTCCGTTTTTGAGCAAGGGGGAGAATGTGCCACTTAAGATCGGGCAGAAAAACTACACAGGACGCATCATAGCGATTATCCCAAAAGCCAATGCACGCTCAAGGACTTTTCCTATCGTGATTTCTTTGGCTAATGATGGGAGGTTTGTCGATGGAATGGCAGTCAATGCGATGCTAAGAAGTGGGGGCAAAAGCGAGGGCTTCCTTGTGCCACGCGATAGTATCGTTGAATACAACAATCGCCCCAGTGTGTTTATCGTAGAAAATGGTCGTGCAAAAGTCATCTTTGTCGATGTGTTGTCCATACAAGGCAAAGTTGCTGTTGTGTTGGGACAGCTCAGTGTCAAAGATCGCGTGATTTATAAGGGGCAGTATCGTTTGCAAAATGGTGCAGAAGTCAGAGAAAATAAAGAGAGTTAATGAATTTTATCAAATCTAGCATCCTCAATCCCGTTGTCGTGTGTGTGGGGATTTTATTTGTTTTTTTGTTTGGGATTCTTGCCTTTTTTCAGCTTCCCTATCAGCTTTTGCCCAAGGTGACTTACCCTGTGGTGAGCGTTTATACAAGCTGGAGCAATGCAAGTCCTTATGAAATAGAATCAGAGATTCTGATCCCTCAAGAAAAGGTTCTCAAAAGTATCCAATCGCTCAAAAATCTTAACTCTATCGCTAGAGAGGGGCGTGGGAGTATCACTCTAGAGTTTAAGCAAGGGGTGGATATCAATGCGGTGTTGTTGCAAGTGAGCCAAAAACTTGATGAGATCCGCAACTATCCAAGTGGTGTTAGTCGTCCATCCATCAAGGCAAGTGGGGAGAGTATCCCGCCTAGCATTTATCTTTTTTTGGAGAGTTTGGATCCAAAAGTCGAGGTTCAAGAGGAGAGGGCGTTTTTTGTGGAAAAAGTCGCACCGCTTTTGGAGCGTATCAAAGGCGTGGGGGAAGTGAGTGTCTGGGGTGGCAGAAACACTCAAATGCAGATTTTGCTTGATACTAAGCTACTTGTCTATAACAATATCACAATCGCAGAGGTGATTGATAGTATCAGCAAAACCAACAAAGACACTTCAGCAGGGGTGTTGGACTATAGTGCAAGGAGTTATCGCATCCGCGTAAAATCCAAGTTTAAAAGTTTGGAGGATATTTACAATAGCGTCTTGACCAATCGCGATGGGCGTGTCGTGTATTTGCGTGATATTGCACAGGTGCAGGGTGGTTATGCCAAAACGCAGGTTTATAGTTTCCACAATCAAAAAGATGCGATTTCTGTGAGGATCTACCCTTCGGCTTTTGCCAATATTTTGGAGCTAACCAATGCCATAGAGCAAGAGGTGCAAAGAATCAATGAGGAGATATTGCAGAAAAAGGGCTTGAAACTTGCGTGGAGTAGGGATCAGAGGGGTTATATTTTAGAATCCATTGCATTGGTGCAACAAAACATCTTGTATGGGATTGTGTTTGCGGGGCTGGTGTTGTTTGTGTTTTTGCGTAGTATGAGCTCTGTGTTTGTGGTGGCATTTGTGATCCCTGTGAGTGTGTGCGGGACTTTTTTTGTTTTGCAACTCTTTGATAGGACGCTCAATATCGTGTCGTTGGCAGGGATTTCTTTTGCGATCAGTATGCTTGTGGATAACGCCATTGTCGTGCTTGAAAA
This window contains:
- a CDS encoding efflux RND transporter periplasmic adaptor subunit, whose product is MRRILLCLVVVFGSVGAKPVVVSTQSVKMGSLDSKNTFVGVIKFKEISHIASQSSGVVEKVLFEVGENVKKGMPLVVLSSDLLQKDIQAKEAKLQQANKLKEYQQKEFERYKNLLETDSITLQQYEKLSYEIAVQEFNILSLQAQLEQAKVELSQKTIVAPFDGIIVQEKVNIGEWLKVGDSVCELVDTTQVQVIVDVPSSLLPFLSKGENVPLKIGQKNYTGRIIAIIPKANARSRTFPIVISLANDGRFVDGMAVNAMLRSGGKSEGFLVPRDSIVEYNNRPSVFIVENGRAKVIFVDVLSIQGKVAVVLGQLSVKDRVIYKGQYRLQNGAEVRENKES
- the gap gene encoding type I glyceraldehyde-3-phosphate dehydrogenase — protein: MKIALNGFGRLGRSIARVIFANPNVELVGINDVSDWEILAYLLQNDSVHRRLDLPIQYQDGFLCVGNQHIKVFNCANPYDLDFASLGADVVIESSGLFLRREQVQHHLDKGAKRVIFSAPAQDDTPTFVMGVNHHLYNGEPIISNASCTTNALAPICKIFEEHFRIHNAILSTIHSYTNDQNLLDNAHRSDKRRSRNAGLNIIPTTTGSAKALHLVLPTLKGKIDGHSVRVPVADVSMVDLALHLHTRADLKQVNVLFEHYASEGMRGIVSIDDGYRVSSDFIGNPHSVILAKDLSFVMQGEYVKVMGWYDNEWGYANRIVEMAEYICKD
- a CDS encoding outer membrane beta-barrel protein — its product is MGVCKQNRRNGRVYMQRLIIFLAVCAFGAPNYVITPPDQRPASAQKSYQQQGKIAPKITPAPKSQNATQAQGRGMIKPKIVPSKKPMSYSNSNMTISPQIKPASKAQQGIVSVPPVIHVHPTTPRESSTTKITPKIYPPLYPNPQDNRQNLNIYVSPSREITQDMMFDKVYTPPRTKIPPPIVYNVPPKTLPPPQRPREGYTDDDEEPLFIHNRNGVMLGAGIGGDFERLWVSGNNGNQRFYEDSFTYYFRLGYQHYFTSYLGVRAYAHLGHWANELTTEYDDGTHNAIIKANAELNYSFYFEGLYDFLVIGDEHSVGIFGGFGLGVAQYAFSNDDTQLLEKVFVLPMVSVGAAYTLFQNNRFEFEFKMPLLQGVLESAMRSEFSTWMIGVSYTYVF